atatttgttatggtaaggtttataatattttttttttataagtaatcaataatatattaataacgataggcaaagcccaagtacacaagatgatatacgagagataagacctatctaggtcaaAGTAAGGGAAACTAAAATGTCATACAaatttaggccattaaaatttaaagcaatggcccataaaaataaagtactgAAAAATAGAGTTATAAGTTCCTTCGAAGACTGCTCAGGCGCTCATTCTTTTTGAAAGTCCGATCATTGCGCTcttgccatatacaccacataatatagaTCAAGACTATTTTCTACACTGCCTTGATTTGTTGAACTCCTCTTGAAAGTTTCCAGCTGGCCAATAGATCTACCATAATAAGgtttataatattgattttattatatgttaaaatttgaaaaatattgatttttttgttagtaggtagtcttattttttcttttaaatattgtgactgctaataaatatagattttaacttttatgtgaaattatgttaattaagtcaaatgagttatacgtgttagttcaacccatttacataatgAGTTTAAATAAGTCGTGTCGTATTGacaaatttctaattaattattaaacagatCAAAACGGATAATACGACACAACCCGTTATCTAAATAGGTAGGTTTagagtttgaaagtttgacactTTTAGTTTAACGAGTCGGATTCAGATTGACtcatataatcaaatattcatgACTTGATACGATACGAACATAATTCGAAAGTACGAATTGCCACCCCTAACAAAACAGATTAGAAACTTGCTAAAACAATCGCattgaaagattattattattactactttGTAACagagttataaattataaatgtttaatatttttggtaagAGAGAAACTATGAGTTCGaacttaatttatttgaaatgtgAGTTAATTGCCACAATCTGAAGATATGCTAATTACAGGAGTTAGATGTAATCATTTGAATGATTCCATGGATTTAGCGCAATCATTTACATAGTACCCATGCCTTTAGTTCACAAGGATCTTGAAATCATTatcctataaaatataaatcatatactcaaaatctatttaaattaaaataattaatacaataaactATTATCTATGATATTGTTATCgatattattgatttttttttataacggctaattaaattattaaaccatTATTAAGTATTatcaaataatgatataatttgtaCCCTTTCTCAATTGAAATTAGTGACACAGATTCTAGTGAATATAGCTTAGTAAATAGTAAATTcgcatattttgaaaatatattcgtatgaaacacataaaaaattgGTATAAATTGGGTAATCGGTGTGCAATGCATTGGCATTAAAGTTGTTGTAAAATCCAAAGCGTAAAATCCAAGCTACCGCTACTGTATGACACAACACTGCCCCCCCCCGTCTGTGTAATATTTTGGACCTTTGGAGTTTCGGCTTCCTGTCTTTCCCAGCAGAATCCCAAGTCTCTGAGTGAGAGAGGGCccagagagaggaagagatatAGTGATGGCGGACACCGAGGCGCAACCAAGCCGATCGAGGGACCTCGACAAGCTGCTCCTCCGCCCCGGAAATCTCGTCGGCGCTAACTTCGATCCCGGCGAAGAAGTAAAATCTACTCTCCCTCTCACTCTATCGGTCATTGTCGCAAACATTTGGATTACAATTTCTTCTGATGTCATAActtcttactttttctttttttttttttcttttctgggttTTTGCAGTTAAGAGACGACCTTGCAAAATCTGCTAAAGTGTTAGTGGTGGGAGCTGGTGGGTTAGGCTGTGAGCTGCTTAAGGACTTGGCTCTCTCGGGTTTCCAAAATCTCGAGGTCATAGACATGGACAGAATTGAGGTCACCAATCTCAATCGCCAATTCCTCTTCAGGTACTCTATTATCCTTTCTAACTTTgtcttattattattgttattgctattgtattattattatttgcttCTGGTTTTGTCTGAATTGGAGTTTATTATTGCCCAATAGTTTTGATTCTCTCTCATATGGACGAGAATATATGAATGACACCTATGGCACGAGTATTTTGAAGATGATGAAACACTTGGGTATAGTATGTAAATATTGTTTGTTGCAATTTTGGAGTTATCATGTATGCATCGTTCAAATCATATATGTCATCTGGTTGAtgatatgtatttatgtatgtattgaTTACCTTTGAGGAGCAAATAAAATGGGCAAACCCTCTATTTTCCAATTATTTCTTCACATGTTGCGGTCGAATTGCTTGATTTGAGATGACAGTTATCAAAGAATAGGCATTAATCTTTCTTATGACTGAAACGGTATATTGAAAACATCTAGAGGTGAGGTTGCTAAAATAGCGTGTACTTCATTCTGATTAAATGGTATTGCAAATGATTATAAGCCCAAGAAATATGCAATCTTCACAATGTACTTTCTGTGGCatcatcaaaatattatgagtacTTTGTACGCTGCCATCAGCGGCAGAAGTAggcattcccccccccccccccccccccccccccccccccccaaaattcaaaaaaattattttttatggtttttatgagagattttaaaatttaatttcgccccccaaaagaaatttttataattttacccCAAATTGAATTTCCTTATTCTGTCCTGACTGCCATGCAATAATGAATCCAACAGTTTCCTTTGTTTTATGTGTCATATCTCGCATTGGCTTTTCaatttgtagtttgaaaatgttgtgtTGAATAATTGATTTTCCATTTAAGATTTGAAGATGTTGGTAAGCCAAAAGCTGAGGTTGCTGCAAAGCGTGTCATGGAAAGAGTCAGTGGCGTAAATATCAAGCCACATTATGGCCGAATCGAGGACAAAGAGATTGACTTTTACAGTGATTTCATTATTATTGCCCTTGGTCTTGATTCAATTGAGGCTCGGAGCTACATCAATGCTGTAGCTTGTAGTTTTCTTGGTATGTATCCACAACACATCTAATCAACTCGCTTTTGGGCATCTCAATTGCTACAGTTAGAGTTTTCTTGTAAACTAACACGTAAAAGAAAATCCCAAAAGGCTTACATGAACCTTGATACTGACTGGCAGCCTCCTGAAAGTTACAGGCTGGGTTCATTATGTGTCACTCTCGAAGTAAATAGTTGGTATTAACTCTGTTTGCACTAATCTGCTATGTCTCGTTGTGGTTTGGGAATTTTAGAGTATGATTCTGATGATAACGCTCGAGAAGAAACAATTAAACCTATGGTAGATGGTGGGACTGAAGGTTTCAAGGGCCATGCTAGGGTTATTTTGCCAGGGGTCACACCTTGCTTTGAGTGCACCATCTGGCTTTTCCCCCCTCAAGTAAAATTTCCCTTATGCACCCTCGCTGAAACTCCTAGAACTGCTGCTCATTGTATTGAATATGCCCACTTAATCAAGTGGGATGAGGTAATAATTTGCTCATTATTATCTCTTTTCCCATTTTCAAAGTGTTAGTTTTAAACTGATTCCTCTATATTTGTTAAACAAAAAATCGATCTCTATTATCTAAACATGCATCTTATTTGTAGGTTCATAGTGGAAAGGCTTTTGATCCAGATGACCCAGAACATATGAAGTGGGTCTATAATGAGGTTGATAAAATGGTGTTATCTAGTgacttttttcttaatatatattttcattattggTCATGTGGTTTATGCTACCCGTATTTGTAGGCTGTCAAGAGAGCTGAGCTTTTTGGTATCCCAGGGGTCACATATTCTCTTACTCAGGTATATTTATCAGGATATGGGTATAAATTACTCGAAAACttaatttgttttctattttcttcccATTTTCCTGTGGTTGGATTTGGTGCTCTTTGGTTaccatatattttcaaaatccaTTTAAGAATACTTTAGCTTTTGGTGCCCACTGTAACTATATGTTATCATaatgtttgtgaaaattgtttatttttcacttagaAGTTCTTTTATATACAGTTTCCAGAATTCATTAAAAAAGTGATGGTCAAAGTTCAGATGCTTATATATGTTGCTTCACCTTGATGTTTACAGGGGGTCGTGAAGAATATTATTCCAGCTATTGCTTCCACCAATGCAATTATTTCAGCTGCTTGTGCACTTGAAACATTGAAGCTTGCATCAGGATGCAGCAAAACTCTATCAAACTATTTAACGTGAGTCAtactttttcctttattttttgcttAGCAACGAACTCCGTAGAATATTGTCCTTGATGCATTGACTCCATTTGAGTATGGAACCAGGGGGTCATGGTCCCACTGGTTCTGTCCATGATGTCTTTATGTTTAAGGGAAATTAAAACTTGAACCCGTTGCAGAAACCAAATGCACCATAGTCTCAACCTTTTGGCTGTTTCTCTCACATGCAATCAAGAGAATAGATGATGAAAATGGGTTTTTATAAAGATTTTGTAACCTGCCCTGATTTTAAAATCTGAttatagtgaaaaaaaaaaaaaaaactatagaaaaaGCATTGtgcaaataaaagaatattgaaAAGAGCTCTGCTAGTGGGCCGCCTGAGTGTTACTGCCCGGCGTGCCCTCTTGACGTGGAATGCCACGTGGCttacttttagaaaaaaaacacTAGCAGACCACAAAACAGATACCGAGCAGAATATTTTGAATTAGAAGATCTGGAACCCTAGACCAGAGACTCCCCCTTGCCTCCTTCCCTTCCTCACGTTGCCGGATCCATTTCCGGCGAAAATCTTGTTCTTCAAAGGTTTCACCAGCAACAACCCAAGTGTTGGTAGCAATTGAAGCTTGCACTTCGGGATTGAGAAACTGGATGACAGCATTGTCCTTGAAAATGTCAACTTCTTCAATGGCCGGCTTTTGGTGCTTCTCTTCTCCATTTCATAATTCTTTATTCTGCACTTCATACTTCTCAAAGATGGATCATGAGAGGCTCATGAAAATGGCTAGTGCCGTTCGCACTGGTGGAAAAGGAAGTgtgtgaagaaaaaagaaggctGTCCACAAAGCCACTGGAAGAAATCTCTCTGCTGCTGGGTTTGGCTTGTCCAGGTgtgggttttggtttttttttttttttttacgtccATGGGAAAACTAGAGCTGTAATAGTGGGGCGGCAGAGCAGCATTTTCCTATTGAAAACctctaggggttggctcaagtggtaaaggccttcgTCTTAGTGGCATGTtccctctaggtctaaggttcgattcctcttgggtgcaaacaatttgtaggggccatcggactaggGGAACTTCCCCTGTAATTACcagaggtgcacttgcgggaaactccttgccaagggtCTGTGCACCtttgggattagttgggactttgttctccaacacccagtgccaataataaaaaaaagatattgaaaCATGTTTGACATTGTCTTTTTTACCTTTCAAATGGAGGTTTGGGGTACATAGCCCATCTAGCGATGCGGTAGGGAAAGTGAATTAGTGCTTGTcccaaatctaaaaatatgccTTTTCACACTCCCAAATGCATGGCCAAAAGGACTCTATACCCTAATGTCGCTATGGGGTTACTTATGAATTTTATCACTATAATTACAGTTATTTTAATGTCTGAAATTAGGCCTTTTCTATCAAAATAAAGAATCTTCTTCATACAGCCCAGGACCAAAAGTCAATACAGTTGGTGAACAGCGCAAAAATCCAACCCATTTTGATACCCATTTACCTATAGCCCTTAATTTGATCCAAGAAACCAtgcacaccaaaaaaaaaaaaaaaaaaaaaaaaaaaaaaaaaaatgaagaaggacTGAACTAGCGTCTAGCGCAGCCTCCCTTTTTTCTCATTCATGCTTTGGCCCCGTGATTAGAAATTCTGGTTCCATCCTCGATGATGAGTATGTGTTATAAGAGCAATTGTTGGTGCATTCATAATCATTTGATCAGGATGTGGGCTTTTGGATAAATGGCTTTATGTCTTGCATAGTTTGGAGACtgaaactgaaattatttttcattctcattTACTTGGTTACTAGTTTTGTTTTGTACATAAACACATTGTGTCAGTGACAATAACAGTTTTTTGAAGCATCACACAAAGCAAAGTGTGGAAGTagaaaaaattaggaaaatctCAGTTACATATGCCTTTATGGTTCTGGTAGTAAAATTACtcaactgatttttttttatctgaaaatGGTTTTGGTCTCTTTCATTGTCTGTCTTCTGAGAGTCATCAATGTATCCTTGAGTAGCGGGCATTCTTGTATAACCACTCTTTTATTTCAACATTTCAGCAACACATTTGTTTCTTATCTTCACAACATTAGTACCATAAAGCATGGATGTCCATAAAGTTGTCTcatgaggtatttttttttttttcacttgatAAAACACCTGCTACATGGCAATCTGTAAACTATTTGGTACTTCATCTATATTTACTAAAATTGGTATGTCACTTCTGTTTGATCCTACCTTGTGGATGATTGATCTGAGATAATCAAAATGGTCTATTTTGCATCTTTCGTACTTGTTACAACCCCTCATTACTTCTAATTTTGTTTAAGTTACATTTTCCAaactttgaacttttttttttaatttcatgtcAGCTATTAGTTCCagatattttcattataatctaacataccaTATCAActtacatcagtttgtaagatCTCTTTGTACATTAAGCATTTCAGAGAAAGTTTAATATACATTGAAGCTTATGCTTGAGCTttagagagagatttttttagtaaaacgcTTTAGAGAGTTGAATTTCACAGTTGTCAGAACTGAagcttgtgttttgttttggtcaATTGAAGCAATGAAGTTAACGAATTTGGTGTTCAATTTTGAAGGTGGAAAAATAAACTTCTGGAATTTCTCtgtgtttctttcctttttttcttcttttattggctGGTGGTTCTAATTTCTCTCATCAATCATTTGATAAACTTTACAAACTGATCTAAATCTTTGTAGGTATAATGGGGCAGAAGGTCTTCATACTAAAGTAACTGAATTTGTAAGGGACAAGGACTGTCTTGTATGTGGTCCAGGTGTTCTTATTGAGCTAGAAACGTCAATTACCCTGCAAAAGGTGATTTTAATTTACAGTGTTTAAATTTATTGATGATGAACACACCAAATTTAGTGATGCCTTTTCTACTTCATTCCCACTTGCTTCTCCAAATCTAATGTCCAGACTCCATATGTTTTGATGCTTTGGCTAGCTGTTTGATGTTATGCCTCCTCTCACAATTCTTTCAATATGATTTAGTCTACTTGGTATTCGATTATGGCGGATGCTGACATAACATAGTTCAGCAGCCACTGGATGTGCATGTTATGTACATTTTAGCATTTAACAATAAACGTATGGTGCTGTACACTCCAAAAATGGTACAGctcaaattttcatttaataaagtCGGCACAATGAAGTTTTGTAGTATTTCTCAAAACAGAGCTAGTGTTTATAAGCATGCTCAAAGCATTTTGAGtctgaattatatttttttccattttagcTTACTTAATGCTTGTCCTGATTCACTTTTTGTGGCAACAGTTCATTGGCCTACTCGAAGAGCACCCGAAGCTGCTATTATCAAAAGCTAGCGTCACACACCAAGGAAACAATCTGTATATGCAAGCACCTCCCGTACTGGAAGAGATGACTCGATCCAACCTAAGTCTACCACTTTTTGACCTAATGGGTAAAACTACAAAGACGACTCTCCATGTGACTGGTACAACCAGCAAGAACGACAAGAAAACCTCTGTTCTGAGAAAATTGCGTGTTGTTTTTAAGGGAGTTGATGGGGTTACAGACATGGATACAGCTGGTGGAGCCTAATTTTCACTTGAAAATTTAGGGCAGGAAAGGTTAATTGGTGAGGCCTAGGGTTAGTTCGATTTGATTGTGTAAAATTTTTCCATAGATGACTGTTCTAAAGAATATTTGAATTCAGTGAATTCCTTACCAAGAGTAGTTTACATAGTTCTTAATCTTCAGGCATGACTTGCTCGGATTAGATTGGTGATGATTCCCATGATGTTCATTTGAATTTTGTCTCATCCTTGTGTACATGTTGAAAGTTCCTCACACGAATACTTTTGACTAACTTGAGTAATTGGGGGCTAAGAAATGAATTGATTGATGAGCGTATGCAGCAGAGCCAGGGGTAATCATGCCAAATCCAAGTCCATACAAACGGAGAGTAGAATTCCAGGCCACAAAAAAAAACATGACTCGAGATATTTAAAAATGGAGCGAGGCAGATTTCCAAAGGAGAGACTGAAGTACTGCCAACAAGGCCTCTGAGCGAGACTGGACTTACATGGGAGGCAGGCAGACTGCTAAGGCGTTTTACATACAAATTATACAGTTGTTCCTTTGTGCTGGATCCTGACCTATGTTTATCTTCCAAGCTTCGGATAAATACCAGCTAATGAAGATGTTTTTTCTGCAcagatgtatatatattatatatgctggCTTTGAAACAAAAGGTTTCTTCTGGCAGCAGTCCTTAGAATGATGTTTTATATCGACCATTTCATTGACATTGAAATGTCTCGATCGGCTTTTGTACTTTGTTTCACCGTAGAGAGCTGGTCAGGAATTGACCACACATGTTGGCAGCTCATAAATTTCTATAATCAAATTGCCAACTTAAACTTTCATGATAGCTAATAAAAGGAAGAATCCAAAGATGAAGAGAGAGCCGGCTAAGTCACAAGTACAATCTACCCTTGAATGATAGCTAATGCTCATATTTCATGGTATAATTAAGAATAACCAATGTCATAATGAGGGGTCGTGAAGGTCTATGCACCATCATGCTGCAAAATGAGTGGGTCCCTGGCCGCCAGCAAACAGTGGGTAATGTGGACCACTCTTACACCCATATCTATAATTCGATATTTGCTTTCCGGagaagatcaaaatcaaagtttGCAGAATAGTACTTGATTATGAAACATGCTAATGCTATCCACTAAATCCAcgaaatatgaaaaatagtgtCATCTTTCTcgtttattggattttttttttctcctgagAGATAGAAAATAGAATTCTCACAACCATAGGTTCAATTAATGGTCCGTGACCCTTCAGTAGAGCTGTACCAACAATCTGTCTTCTTAATTATGACTACCGGCCCCACACCACACGTCTTTCACTGCAACAAGGTTCCCCTGTGGCAAAATGAATCTAtcttatttatctttatttctgTCAAAATCCCCACAGACGtgaattaataagaattttccGTTGTGTAATTATCTGCATGCACAAGCGGACCGCAGCTTTCACTTATCGTGGGCAACATAGTTGTCTGTCTCCTCTAATATAAAGTCATTCTAGTTAACGAATCGTCGAATACAAtaccaattttaaaaaagaaaaacttttcattctttctttacTGAATAGCGGTCCTACTTGCACAGGTCCTTTCAATCTCTctgccctttttatttttttggtatctTTCATTTATATTAAAACATTCTTCATTTCTTCCTCAATTTCTGCCGCCAGTTAATTTTGTCGGataaataaatgatagttgCGGTGATGCAGACATGAGTATATAAGTATCggataattattttaaaaaataaacaaatataaaatttatataaaaaaataataattttataatatttttacattataatattactctattgGATATCTTAGTACTTGAGCTGTGCATAAGAGCTAGTTAAAGTTTCATTTGGACATTATTACCCTAttagaattaatttattttattaagatgtAGAGGACTATGAATTATGAACCATATAATTATACGTAGCAGCTTGTGTCATTTGGGTAAAGGATGAGAGAGATGGTGCTGAATTACAAGCAAGAGTGGTGGAGATTGAGGCTATCTTGGATCGGATATCTGGGCGTGGGTTCCTACCGGCTGTTCCTCATCCCGTTCTTCAACTGGATAATATCATAACAGACTTCCATGATTCTTGAGGGTTAAGTGGGGCTTAGCCAGATTGTCCAACTATATCCCTGACCCCACCGCCTCACATGCACATCCATATCTACTTCTTTCTTACTACTACTACTGCTGCTGCTACATCCATGAAATACTTCTACTTACCCATCCCAGGCCACCCTTTCCCCTATTTAAACCCTATTTATCTCATTGAGttggagaaaagagaaaaaagaaagaaagaaaaaaagaaaggtaagAGCGTAGAATTTCATCCTTGGCCTTGTACCCAGTAGACAAACAAGATCTTCATCTGCTACATCTAGTTTGAGTAGAGATCATGGAAGTGGCTGTGGAAATTGAAGATGATTTGTTCTTCGCAGATTTAAACAAACAGATCTCTCTTTTAGTCATggacgatgaggaagatgacCAAGTTGCAAACTTTCCAGTGTCTTACCAGGTTCGTCTTCATCTCCTTGATCTCTTGAAACGTTTAGGAAGTAGGACTTTCCCGTATTACGTACGTACACTGTTGATCAGTTTTCTTATATATGGTAAGAAAGGTTAGCGAGTGTGGTTGTGAATATATATGCAGGATTTCTCTCGAGCAATCCATCCACCTGAGCGATTTCCTCCAATTCTGTACGAGCAAATTACATGCCGAAGAGAAAGCAAAGGGACCGGAGTTTTCATCCCTCAGTTGTCACAGCCTAAAAGGAAGCACAGACAAGGAAGATCATTTGCTTCTTACAACGCAATATCCCGTAGAAAGCCTGATGCTACAAGGATGGTTTCTCAAGATTCTTCAAACCATTCTAATTTCAAACCGAGAAAAGGTTGATGATCAGAAGAGACCCTTATGAAATGTATAATTGAATAATTTCTAGTACTAGCTAGTTCAATAATTAGGAACGAAGCCTAAAATATTAAGATTTGTAAATGGCGATCATGGAGAGGTACTTTGTCAAAGGTTTCTTCTCCTCTCCAATATTTGTGAACGATTGGCCGCATGTATGGCTAGCTGTCAATTGTACCGTTCATTAATTTTAAGGGATTGACCAtcgatttcattttttttagacaCACAACTTCTGCTGTTCAACAGACAACAATGACCAAATCATTAAAGAAGATAGTTGgcaatgtgtgtgtgtgtgtgtgtgtgtgtgtgtgtggcagAATATCTGTTTCTTCTTTTGGGTCCACACCAGACATACATAATACAATATCGAATATTGCTATAAAAGACTTGGTTTTAAGTGAATGAACCGCTCAAATCACAGCAATcttcttcttttacttttcttattttGCTGAGATAATGGAAGTCAGATATTTCAGTAGTTCA
Above is a genomic segment from Juglans microcarpa x Juglans regia isolate MS1-56 chromosome 1D, Jm3101_v1.0, whole genome shotgun sequence containing:
- the LOC121241949 gene encoding NEDD8-activating enzyme E1 catalytic subunit — translated: MADTEAQPSRSRDLDKLLLRPGNLVGANFDPGEELRDDLAKSAKVLVVGAGGLGCELLKDLALSGFQNLEVIDMDRIEVTNLNRQFLFRFEDVGKPKAEVAAKRVMERVSGVNIKPHYGRIEDKEIDFYSDFIIIALGLDSIEARSYINAVACSFLEYDSDDNAREETIKPMVDGGTEGFKGHARVILPGVTPCFECTIWLFPPQVKFPLCTLAETPRTAAHCIEYAHLIKWDEVHSGKAFDPDDPEHMKWVYNEAVKRAELFGIPGVTYSLTQGVVKNIIPAIASTNAIISAACALETLKLASGCSKTLSNYLTYNGAEGLHTKVTEFVRDKDCLVCGPGVLIELETSITLQKFIGLLEEHPKLLLSKASVTHQGNNLYMQAPPVLEEMTRSNLSLPLFDLMGKTTKTTLHVTGTTSKNDKKTSVLRKLRVVFKGVDGVTDMDTAGGA
- the LOC121242416 gene encoding uncharacterized protein LOC121242416, with protein sequence MEVAVEIEDDLFFADLNKQISLLVMDDEEDDQVANFPVSYQDFSRAIHPPERFPPILYEQITCRRESKGTGVFIPQLSQPKRKHRQGRSFASYNAISRRKPDATRMVSQDSSNHSNFKPRKG